CGCCCGCGCGGGCGGCGTCGAGCTCGGCGCGGCCGACCGCGAAGGCGATGAGCGGGTCGTTGCCGTCGATCCAGTGCGCGCGGTGGCCGAAGCCCGCGGCGCGCAGGTGCAGCGGCGTGCGCGACTGCGTGCTCGACGGCACCGAGATCGCCCACTTGTTGTCCTGCATGTACGTGACGAGCGGGGCGTCGTACGTCTTCGAGAACACGAGGCCCTCCGACGCGTCGCCCTGGCTCGAGGCGCCGTCGCCGTAGCAGACGAGCACGGCCTCGTCGCTGGCGAGGTCGCCCGTGCCGACGTTGCCGTCCATCGTCACGCCCATGGCGTAGCCCGTCGCGTGCAGCGCCTGCGTCGCGATGACGAGCGAGTAGATGCGGCAGCCGCGGGTCTCGTCGGGGTCCCAGCCGCCGTGGCGAGCGCCGCGGAACACGTCGATGATCTGCATCCACTCGACGCCGCGCACGTGCGCGATGACGTGCTCGCGGTACGAGGGGAAGACGGTGTCCTGGTCGCGCATCGCGAAGGCCATGCCGACCTGGCCGCCCTCCTGGCCGACCGACGGCACCCACAGGCCCAGGCGACCCTGGCGCTGCAGGTTGCGCGCCTCCATGTCGACCGCGCGCGTCTCGACCATCGCGCGGTGCATGGCGATGCGGTCGTCGAGCGTCAGCTCGTCGGCCAGCGCGTGCCAGCGCTCGGTCGCGGCGCTCAGCACGAGCGCACCCTCGGCGTCGAGCAGCCGCAGCGGCTCGTCGAGCTCGGTGACGGCCACCGTCATGCGAGCTCCCGGATGCGACGCACGGCATCGACGATGCCGTCGTGCGCCTCGCGCTCGGCGACCGTGATGCGCACGCCGTCGGGGAACTGGCGCGCGACGATCGCGACGTCGTCGAGGATGCCGGCGATCGCCTCGACCTGGTCGGGGCGGGCGGCGACCCAGAGGAAGTTGCCGTGCGCCTCGGGCACGGGGGTGCCGGCGTCGGCGAGGCGCTGCTGCAGCGCGTCGCGGTCGGCGGCGAGCTCCTCGACGCGGGCGAAGAGCTCGCCCTCCGCCTCGATGCTCGCGAGCGCCGCCTGCGTGGCGAGGCCCGTGACCGACAGCGGGATGCCCGAGATCGTCGCGGCGCCGATGATCGTCGGGTCGGCGATGGCGTAGCCGACGCGCAGGCCCGCGAGCCCGTACGCCTTCGAGAAGGTGCGCAGGATCACGACGTTGTCGTGGTTCGCCTGGGCGGCGAGGCCGTCGACCGTCGGCACCTGCACGAACTCGATGTAGGCCTCGTCGAGCATCACGAGCACGTCGGAGGGCACCTTCGC
The sequence above is a segment of the Agrococcus jejuensis genome. Coding sequences within it:
- a CDS encoding thiamine pyrophosphate-dependent enzyme, with translation MTVAVTELDEPLRLLDAEGALVLSAATERWHALADELTLDDRIAMHRAMVETRAVDMEARNLQRQGRLGLWVPSVGQEGGQVGMAFAMRDQDTVFPSYREHVIAHVRGVEWMQIIDVFRGARHGGWDPDETRGCRIYSLVIATQALHATGYAMGVTMDGNVGTGDLASDEAVLVCYGDGASSQGDASEGLVFSKTYDAPLVTYMQDNKWAISVPSSTQSRTPLHLRAAGFGHRAHWIDGNDPLIAFAVGRAELDAARAGEGPGYIAADTYRMGAHTTSDDPTRYRSSDEEAAWQRRDPIARLAAHLRSQGVEDALLQSIEAEAADTAADVRRRTLSAGSPPSDMIFDHVYTDPHAPLAEQKLALAEFEASFGGDA
- a CDS encoding histidinol-phosphate transaminase, translated to MPVRLRDAIRAIPAYKQGRPAPEGGFKLSSNENPFPPLPSVVDAIVEQAATVNRYPAAGAPSLVAALAAKHGVAPERIMVSDGSVSGIMQLVTAVAGPGDEVVFAWRSFEAYPLLVQVAGATPIMVPLTATAEHDLDAMAAAITERTRAVFVCSPNNPTGPIISQEQWDAFIAKVPSDVLVMLDEAYIEFVQVPTVDGLAAQANHDNVVILRTFSKAYGLAGLRVGYAIADPTIIGAATISGIPLSVTGLATQAALASIEAEGELFARVEELAADRDALQQRLADAGTPVPEAHGNFLWVAARPDQVEAIAGILDDVAIVARQFPDGVRITVAEREAHDGIVDAVRRIRELA